TCCCTTTCATTTCAAATAGTGACAAGTCACGATTGCTTACTTTGTTTATATAATTCTTTATTTACAAGCAGATCATAGAGTAAATTCCAGGATGAAGATATCagatttgaaaagaaaagaaaaaaacccgACGATATTGACTGTGTGCAAGTGGTTTGAAAACGAAAAATTCGTCAATACAAAATTCATACACAAGTGTGAAGTggtataaaatcaacttttgtaaatatatattttcaaatATTCTTGGAAGATATATGAAGCATAAGAAGGGTATTATGTAACCACTCAGTACTACagtctggtggtattcctcttcacttggaagtgagaggtcttaggttcgaatttcGTGGATGGTAAATTCGACACCAAATTAGGTTGCACATTATGTGGCTAGCCGAACTCCTCCtccccttaatgtaaaaatatcgatgtattaaaaaaaaatcaccttagtgtaaaaatatcgatgtattcaaaaaaaaaaaaaaagtattatgcATGGGACAGGTAATTTCTCAATCTATATCTTCAACCTTGTTccttttttaagttaatttcaATCTACAGTTAATTAATATCTACTAATTCAGGTCCTAGTAAAGGAAAACAACAAACCTAGAACTAGAATGCTGTAATAACAGTCTAAATCATGACAATCATTAATCTAGGTGAAACATTAATGTAAATCACGATCACTATGGTATCTATTTTGGTTGAAGTTTTGAGATACAAATTTTGCATGCAAATCTCGAGACCTTGTGAGAAAGTGGAGAAATTGATGAGAGAAAATAGTGacgaagaaaggaaaaagagggGAATTGATGGATGGGGTCGAAACATGTAAGGAATGTTACGtaaaatgaaaaccaaaatGTAAACTAATCTGTCTCTCTTTATACTTCTTCCCTTACATTTAACAAAAACGAACACTAAAAACTAAAAGGGAAGGTGTTGCCCAACGAATCCTTAGAAGGAAATGACATGtattcaaaaataatttttttataaataatgttAGAAAGATCATATTTATACCAGTGTTCCAAACTCTCTTTCCACACTAGCTAGTGCACTATTCTAAGCACTCACATAATTATTACAAGAATAAATAAAAGTATCCCAGTTAGTTAAAAGTGAATAGATAACGAGAAAAGTAAGAATCCTgattcaaacaataaaaaatggcCAAATATTTTAGGGACAGAAAGAGAGACTCACATCATCACCACAAAGAACACTAAGATTGCAGGAGAGAGAACAGAGAGATCAACAACGGATTCACCGGTATGTCTTGAATTCGTCACTTGGAAGATTGAGGCCACAAATTTCTCATACGCACTTAGACCATCCATGGCTTCTGATTTCCATTCCATGACACAAAATAGTATAAACTGAGCTACTATGAATCCCAAGACAGTAAGGGCCAGAAGAAAAGAGTGAAGACTAGATAGCAAATGACAGTAGCCCAATTCTTTATAATTCTTCAGTATGTAACTGAATTCTGCTCTCTTCGTGATTTTCTGCAAAAGCCAGATCAGAAACCGAAGGCACGACGGATACAATGTGTTCCCTATGAGGAGTTGAGGGAGAAGAAGCAGTAAAAGACCTGAGTTTTTCTTGAAAACGATCATGTTTTCATTTGTTGGAACATAACCACAATTAGCAAAGGTAGAAACAGTGGTGAAAATAGAAAATGTTTGGATTTTGATGCCTTTGCTTTGAAGTATTTGTCTTGCACTTGGTACAAGGGCTATGTACATGGAAACTAAAGTAGAACCACCTATATGAACCACTAAAAGATATCCCAAAACTACATAACCCAAAATCCTAATGGACTTGTACTTGATATTATTTTTCTCATCATTTTCTAAATGTGAACGATCATTGACACACCCCAACTCAACTTGCTCAAAAGAAATATTGTTAGTAGAGTCTGGGGGATGGTGTCTTGTATTATCAACAACAACATCAACTCTGTTGTCGTCTTTGTGATTAAGAAATTTGGGAAAAATTTTGGACTTTGCGATTTGAAGTCCAAGCATGGAAGTGAAAACCTCCCCACCCAATAACATCAAAATCGTCAAAATAATTAGTTGGGTATTTGAAAAGACCTCCATTTCAACTGTTGACATGCTTGAGACTGTTGTGGCAGACACAGATGTGAAGAAGATATCATAATCTTTGGGCCTGAAAGAAGTGTTTGTGCTTGTTCTTGGCTTTGTTACCCTCAAAGCCAAATAACCAAGAAGAGAGACCGTTAGGAAATAAAAAAGCTGGAAACAGAAAGGGTTTGAATGAAAGAGCAGGACACGACATAGCGAACGACTTAAAGCTATGCATGAATTTCTATAAAAGCTCTCTAGCTTTTTACCAAAAACGGCAAAGTTCTTCATCTCCTTCATTTCACTTGAGAGAAAATGGCATGTCGATATTCCGAGTGAGATGGGGTTTATATAGTGGAGCACCAGGTCCCGTTCCGGTGCTGATAGTGGGGTTTCCACCTGTGCATGAACAGTCCAACCTAACAAAGGCAAATAATTAGGTAGAGTAAAATGTGCTAATTGATCAGTCATTGTATTTCACATGATGATATTGTGTGGGGCCGAATTGAATTCAGAAACATATGTAACTAATAAGTTTAATTtcaatatatgatatatgtgcttttcacaaaatttcattttattctCTATACTCTAATTTATCCCACTTTACCACTTACATTCTTTGTGTCTCACATTATTATTCCACTAAATTCCGTCACATAAACCATTTGCTTGCGGACGTGGCATGTAGATTCttgtattataaaaaaaaaattaaaacatatagaatcaaacaaaataatgataaaattacAATAAGAACCCAATATTGTCAAACACCCTATCCAACCCCCCCCCATGCCCCCCGGTGCCGCTCCGGCAATCTCCAGTTCCCACTGTCATCACTATTAACTCGAATATGACCAACTATGAGTAAGCCTAAGATCGGGTGTGATTACTTACGGCGCAAGCCAAATCCTAAATTGTTGGAGTTGCCAAACCCTAAATTGTAGGAACTCCAAGACATATCAAGATTTGGTAGATTCAATGCATGCTTGATCATTCTAGCGAAATTGCTCAGACTTTGCCCATTGCTCCGAACCAGGGTGATGGTGGCACTGGTGCTCCATTTGATCCAGCTCTGCACAAAGTTATCAAATCCATGACTAGACTTTTGAGGAAGTTGTATTCCGATTCACTTATTCCTACCCTAGAAAATCATGTTCCCACAATTGCTCCTAACTATGTATCTGAAAGGCACTTATTCCCGTTAAGGATGGATAGTTATCCAAAGACCATACATTTCAAAGTAAGCTGGAATACATGTTGTTTGGTCTTCTATATGGTAATCTGATTCTTTACAAAGTAGTGGAGATGTTTCAGATTCAGACATGTGTCTCAAAAGTCGTGCCATCAAGAATGTAATTATAAAATCTACTTTTGTTGCGTGTGtgcaaaaaataagaaattacttGTGATACTCTTTACTGATTTTAACCGTTAGATTCATTGATCCCAACAAAATTTTATCTATGTTCAACGGCTGGATGGCTTCCTTTTATGCTATTTATTTAACCTTGTacatttttccttcatctttaaaaaaaatccccaaatcATTCAAAGGAAAAAGGTTTCAACTTTCTTGACTTActcattaaaaaatctctcaaatcTTCTCCAACTTTTTAAATGGCGTCTTCAAATAAAACTTCAAAATTGCCTTCAAAATTGCCTAAGGTTTAGTCGTACAACCTTCCACTAATGAAGGTTTACATCCGAGAAGGAGGTCAGGCTTTCGTTGAGAGTCATATGGACCTTTTCAGCCAATGCAAGGTCTGGTAGGAACCAGGCCAGATGTTTATGTCGATCTTGCTGTTCCATCTGATCCTCAATGGCCCTACACCAGAATCCATCCATGGTTATCAGACTTAGGCCTAAGGTTTCCTCCATCTAATCTCTTAAAAGGTATCTTAGTTAGCTATGATATGGCTATTTGTCACTTATAGCCAACCGCCTTCAGACATATTATGTGCTTCAAACAACCAATGATATAGAGCCGATCGACCTCGACCTTCAGGAGTTTAGGATGATGTTCAACGTGCAGAAAAACTTTAATGGTCACTAGTGCTTCACACCCAAACCCAGCCTTATCCAAGGGCCATACATATTAGATATCCCCTTGCAGGATAAGGATTGGTTTAAAGATGTTTTGGAATGTCAACGACGATTGGGAAGGAAACATCTATGGAGTTAGAGTTAGGAACACCTCCTCTCTTAATCTGCATCCCAACAATGCCCTAGAGGATATAGGTGTATCTCAATTAAAAATGATCAATCAGACTATATGGATCCCTTTCGAACGTCTTAATTGGAGCTAGCCGACTTTCCCAGTTTGATTCTCGGATCGTGGAAAGAGTATGGTTGTTAATCACTGCTCTAAGTTTCCCATTTCGTACCCTAAATAGGTTAAAGCGACATAAGTTGATAAAGGTACCTTCCTCTCtaaaaccaaagttttttttactttagcaaagaagaaatgaaaatggtCTAATAGCATTTCTTCAACATTACTAGCTACCCCTTCTTAACCACAGCTGTTAATAATGGATGTGGAACTCGAGAATCCTGAAGATGAGCAAGAACTCCACTGATGAGGAAAAGAGACTTCTTGATACTCCGATTACCACAAACCCTGAGACATCTGCCTCACTGCCTTCCACTGATGGGCCACAATCCCTTTATCTTCTACTCCTAACACCACATCAACTATACAAGCCCAAACTCAAGCCTTCGTCTTCACAACAGCAAATGAGTCCTCTACCACATCCGCATGAAGTTTTGATCTTTGCACCTTTTTCATCCTCAGTCCCAATTCCTACACCGCCCAGAAATTCACCTAAACCCATTGAGGTGCCTTCTAAGGCTAACATTCCTTTACTAACACCTTCTAGCAGACTTGGAAAGTGCAATCTCCACTTGTGATCAGACTTTTAATAAATCACGTTGCTCTTTTGGTGGATGCTAGTGGTATCCGGAATACAAACTTTGCTCGCACCCTCCTTGGTACCTTAATTGCTCTAGTGGACTACAAAGAGGTTCGCACAACTTTTGAAAACACCATGATAAGGTGTCATGCAAATCGATATGAGGTAGTTCTTCATCCTTTTTCTTAAATAACGATTCCAATAATTTTTGCCCTTCATTTTCCTTACTTATGTTAATCGAGCCCATGTTTAGACGAAAGTAGCCATTTTTCGCCAAGCGGAACAGATCCGGGATCTTGAGCGGGCTTTTCTGCATGAATTATAGGCTAAGTTATAACTAGAAAATGGTTGCAAGTTCAAACGGTAAAGCTCAGTAGAATGCAGGTGAAGCAACAAGCCATGAAGGAAGCTCACGAGAAAGAGATAGGGAGGTACATTGACGTTGTACTTTTGAGGAGATTAAGGTGAAAGAATACCAGGAAGATCTTGTGAAGGTGCAAGAAGAGTTAAGACTAAAGCACCATGCCAAAGTTGAGACGGATCAAGCCTTGGCACGTTTTGAAGTTGAATAGGAGCGGGCGTTGTCTTTAAAGCAGAATGGTTGAGAGGTGGAATGGACTGGCCTCCAATTagaagtagaaaatcttcaccAAGAGATCGAGCAAAAAAAAAGCACTCGCATCATAGGTGTTCAACAACTGACAAGTAACTTAAACAAGGATAGGCACCACACAAACTACATGCAGTTTGATTCCATTCCTGAGATAGGCAGGTAATCCTCTCTGGATCCAATCGCAATGTCGTCATCTACATAAAGACAAGTCCATGGAGAACTTATCTCCTTACACCACATCATAGTCCTGGTATCAAAAGTGATACCTGGTGTAATGTTTACATCATATCATCTTTTTCTTAAAACTACCTGTGATTTGATTGTCCATCCTAAAGATATGTAAGCAATCTTTTTCAGATTCAATCACACCTTTTTATCAATCTAATTCTACTTTCTATcatgaataaataaatgttatatgtCTTAAATGCatgttctttcttttccttgtgATGCAGTAGATTACCTTACTCATTCCAAATAGGGTACAAACTTTGAAAACTTAGTACGAATGGAAGTCTAAAGAAGTTCGAAGTTACACTGTTAGATGAGCCTCTCTTAGCCCAATCTGTGTTGATCAATTAGCAGCTTGGGAAATTTGAACCATAACAAGCGCGATAATGATTGGCGGGTTATAGGCAAAGGCACATGGCACTTCACCAGATGTCCAATGCACCATCTAGCCTTCGGCTTTCAGAAAGTTTATATAGCTAGCAAGGTTGTGGGTTATAACATTCAAACCCAGGCTCTACGCCATACGAGGGAATAGTCGAAAGGGCAATTCAGAAATCATCTGAAGATGGCTCTGAACTCCAACCCTAAGTATGACTACTTCTATCCGAACCAGCATACTAAGCCAAGTATGTTCTGCGACATTGTATGTCAGCAGGTTCGAAGGAGGCATCCAAACTAGGCAATCCCCAAGAGGAATTTTATTCCAACGGATCTTCGATACACAAAAATGCATTAGTTAAAACAACCAAGGTTGTCCGATCGAAAACACTAAGGTCCGACACGTAGGGTCTGACAAAAGGATTTGAAAGGTGGTTCTAACCCATACGCTGACGACTATGTTTCCAATGAAATGAGGCAAGGTACAAAGCAATCAACATCTGTTTACAGGACGTCTTCAAGTATGATTTGAAGCTCCTTAATCCAATAAATGTGTTTCAATAAGTGCAAAAGCAAAAGTTTTCTCATGGGTTTGATGTTTAATTCTTGTTACCGAAGTAAGGTAGTATTCTGAATATCACGATGAGAAAACCCTATGAATACTAAGTTTGGGAAACAATGTTTCCTTGAATCAACATTGCTAAAGGGGCATTTCGAGTTTTATCCCAGGTCCACAAGCTTACTTGTATCCCACTCTGCCACTTATTTCTCATATAAAGTTTGTTTACTTTAGAGAAGTTTATCGGATTAAGATTTCCTTATGAAGCAAAGGAAGAACGAAGAAAAGTTCACACTACAACAAAAAGAGTTTGAAGTCAGATAAGGGAAAGGCCTCCTTCTTAGCCAGAAATGCCTTAAAGCTAATTTTCTCCTGCGACTCATTTCCCCTTAGATGTGCCAGAAGACTTTCCAAGAGAGTCAAGGGCCATATTGTCTTTGGGGATGAACTCTTGTTGCTCTACCTCTAAGTCCGATGTGCCTTAACATGATTTCGCCAAGTGTAACTAGTGAGGTATCGAAGGTCATATGCTTCCTTGTTTTCCTCGTAAAGCAATTTCCCATGCTCATCTTGAAGGATCAACATTTTCGAGGTATTTCTAGTAGTAATTTGTTGAAGATTACCTATACGCTCGTTCTTCTTATGATCGACCTCTTGGCGAAGATGCTCAAACCCTCCATTGAAGAGCTACTTGCTTTATCGCCCAAACGCTGTGCTTGGAAGCCAATGCACACTCTGATTCCTTTTTCAAGACGGTCAAAGCCCGGTCTACTACAACTCTGATCTAAAGTTTTAGCCTCAACTCCTCCCTCGCCTATAGAAGGTCTTTTATAGTCCTTAGCCTTCAGCTCATCAGACATAACGACATCAATATACTGGATTTTCTCTACTTTATGGGCGTCCTTCAAGGTTTAGTGCTTGGACCGTACGTTATCGAGCTCCTCCAGTTGGACAACATCTGCTGCTCTGCTAGCAATCTGACCTCAATTTCCAGATCACATGTTCGTTCATGTTCCCAGATTCATCCTACTTACCGAAATAGGGCAATCTTCTTCTACACATTAGCCTggtatacaaaaaaaaaaagtataaaagaAGATAATCCTCAACAGCACATGTAAGCAGAAAAGGAAATATAGAAAGGAAACTCACTTCTTAACGACTCTTATAACACCAAATCAAGACATCTTCACGAGACGTACAAACTTTTTTGGAGTCGGCATGAGAAACTGTAGCTTGAAGGAGAGCACAAGCGAAGTTAGTATTTCGATGTCCATTGGCATCAATTAAAAGGCAATATGGTCAACCGAAGGTAGGATCATGAGAGGAGGACGCACTGTTCTTTCGAACCATGTTGGAACAACTGGCAAATGGACTTCAATTTGAGGAAATACAGCTGCGAGCATCTGCAATGGAAGAACCAAAATAGAGACTGATACAGAAGAAGGAGACTCAGGTTTAAGCTCAAGTGACGGAGGCAATACCAGTCTTAAAGGAATAAAAGTTGAAGCAAACAGTTTACTCACCAAAGATAATGGGGTAGACACCCTAGAAATTAGGGCAGCAGAAGGAGTGGTGCACCTCTTTCTCCGAAGAGGGGCCTCTTCCTCTTCCCCAAGACCTCTGGATGTGGCACCCTTAATTAACAGTTGAGGTTATGGAGAAACGACTAATGGTTGTTGTTAAACCAAATTCGCACAAAGGGGAAATGGGGTGCCGTCCAAAAGCTCTTTGAAGGTCAATTTAATGAAAGATTTAAAACTTAAGCAGTGGGCAAAAGAATTTAGGTGTTTAGATTGCATTACCATAGATGAACCCTAAATGGGTGTATTCATATTGTAAGGACATTTTAAGGATATAATCGTCATTCTAAGTTAGGAGAATCCTAGAGGATATCTTTAAGTAGATATTGCAACCTCTTATAAGTTATGATTACTTGCGGTGCATACTAATTCTTAGATTGTAGGAACTCCAAAACTTATAGGATCTGGTTGTGTTTATAACTAGATCAGATCATGTGTGTTGCGGAGCAAGCGTGGTCATCTAGTGAAGGCATTAGGACTTCGTCTATTACCCCAAAATAGAGTGATCGTGGCACCACTACTTTATTTGATGCAGTTCTAGCTGGAGCTAGTGAGTCTATGACCAGACTTACGAGGTAACTTATTCAGATCAGCATTACTCCTGCCTTAGAAAATAATGGTCCCATAATTACCCCTATCTATCCATCTGAAGGGCAACTTGTTCCCCTTGAGGATGGATTGTTATCCAAAGACCATGCCTTTCGGAGTAAGTTAGAATACGTACCATTTAGTCTTCAAATTCTTATGAAAGGTGTAACCCTTGGTATTAAGGTGGAGGCGTGTTGAGGCATTTCAGATCTAGTCGTGTAGTCTTAGGTATCGTGCCGAAAAGTTCACAATGAAAAGATACTGCACTTTGTGGCATGTgtacaagaaacaaaaattttCTCCAATATGCTTCATTAATTTCAGCCGCTAGATTGAAAGATCTATAGGCGAGTTAGCCTGAATTCAACAGTTAGATGACTCTATcttttgatgcatatatatccTCGGATCTTTCCCTTTTTACTTTACCAAAATCCTTCAAATCATCCCTTTGTTAAAAATGCCCTAATTCTTTTGTCGTACCGATTTCAAAATCCCATCTTTTCTTGAAGGTCTTCGCATAGTGTCCTCAAGCAAGAAATCCAAGCCAACTAAGGTTTCTACTTATAACCTTCCTTTGACGAAAGTCCATAGCCAAGAAGAGGGTGAAGCATTAATTAAAACCAAATTTGTGCACCACCGTGAACTGTGGTCGAGCACAAATCTGAGCAGCCTACAAAATAGTAAAATAACCATGAACAAGCCTTAGGGTCTAGGAGTGTGTGTGCTGGCCAAAGGCTCTCCTACGGTCAAGTTAATGAATGATTTTAGACTCAAGTAGTAGGTAAGAGGATTTAAGTGTGACCAAGAAATGAGTTGACCTAGCTTATTTCTTTCATAACCTTCATTTCTTGCGGGCTCATGTAGCCCGTGCCAGATTAATCGTATTCTAGTCAAGAGCAATGAACCTATTTGAAGTGgattgaaaaattcaaaattttgtttttgtaataGAATCAATTGAAAAAGTGTAGATCACACAAAATAGGTGAACCCAAGATAGGTGTATTTATACCTGTTTTGACCCAATTTTACACCATCGATCTGtgtaatcaaggccgttgagtaagcatagttctcaaccgtcggatggaaaagtgaagatattttttgttaaaggataatattatggtttttatcataattatcttttaataaattatcttagttttcttatacaaaataaattataggGATTCTTAGACTCTTCACTCGGCCTAACATGGATATGCAAGCCGAAGATAATGGTGGATAGGACCTAAGCAAGCTAGGATGTTGTCAGATGATGGAAGACTTGCATGCCTTGTGAAAAGCtacaagttatatatatatgtaggcTGTATAGTTTGCATGCATCTCCCAGACTATaaagtgatatatatatatatatatatatatatatatatatatatatatataatagtggTTATTTTGATGGGATTAAGCTTTGATTGATGTGATAAGGTCTAAGGAGTGACTGTAGGTGCATAAAAGATAAAGTGGTCAgagttttatttattataattatGCATGGGATAAATGAGTGGTCAGCAGCAATAGTTAGAAAGGTGAAGTCATGAACTACAATATGGGGATATGCTTGGCTTTTAACGCGGATCAACTTCAGGAATTAGAGTTGCAATTAAACTCTATAATATTATCAGACCTTGCCAAGCAAAAAAATgaatactataaatacaagactcgGTGCAACGTTCAagggacctccaattcaacacacaactgccctgcgcaaactctctcaacaactctgagatttttattttctcttttcgctgacacatctttcgttggcatcaacagcactgtgaaagcaaccggtgatatcttaagtcggcatagatagctctgtcgccgtagaatcagccgatctcgcagcatcttcggttggcatcaacagcactgcgacaaggacggttggttacctatccaagtctcggtcgagaaggattttcgaatccttattgattggggttatctcattagccttctcgacgaagtgaggtgttacagtttactgagctcggcgcattacacgcgagttattttatgattggatactctcaagtgggatttagagttcgacattcagacggccgaaccacgttcactattaagacttatatttcctttgaatatttgtgcccttacactttggtgtcgattcgacttgagtttactctgacgaataacatcactgtgaccgaatcagacgacgacgattcgtgaacttcgtaagaatagtagccttgtcttcaggttcgagaacccaagaggccgagacgtgttccttcctcggtcgcaattgCAAGACGCAGAAGTTAGCCGCGCGcccaatgcaacatcaacaaatttactcctcagccgagctcggccgacgagttggcacgccccgcattcatcgaaggacgtagttagcttatagattactcggcctgcgcgccacataggcttggtagtttttagggtcaacaataccGTAGGGAGAGAGACCTTTTTAGGATAGAATTCTCGTTCTAAGCCGAGAGAATTCTAGAGGATATCaagaagtagatattgcatcctcttagGAATTATGATTACTTGTGGTCCAGTCGAATTCCTAGACTATAGGAACTCTAAGACTTGTAGGATATGATTGTCTCCGTATCCGAATCAGATCACGTGTCTTACGAAACAAGCATGGTCATCTAGCAGAGGTGCTAGAACTCTGCCTAGTGTCTCGGAGTCGAGTGATGGTGGCACTGGTACTCTATCTGATATAGCTTCACCTGGAGCTGGTAAGTCCATGGCCGCATAACTGTATTCTAATCAGCCTTACTTTGGCCTTggaaatcatggtcccacaattGCCCCTAACTTTCCGTCTGAGTGGCAACCCGTTCCCCTTGGGTTGACGACTAAACGATACGTATTTCAGCTTACTCTAAAAAGCATGGTTTTTGGAGAATAATTCATCCTCAAGGGGAATAGGCTGCCTCTCAGATGAATGTCCAGGGGCAATTATGAAACCATGATATTATAGGATCGGAGTAAGGTTGATCTGAATACAGTTACCTTAGAAGTTCGATCATGAACTTGC
The nucleotide sequence above comes from Malus sylvestris chromosome 16, drMalSylv7.2, whole genome shotgun sequence. Encoded proteins:
- the LOC126606553 gene encoding sodium transporter HKT1-like isoform X1, with product MKEMKNFAVFGKKLESFYRNSCIALSRSLCRVLLFHSNPFCFQLFYFLTVSLLGYLALRVTKPRTSTNTSFRPKDYDIFFTSVSATTVSSMSTVEMEVFSNTQLIILTILMLLGGEVFTSMLGLQIAKSKIFPKFLNHKDDNRVDVVVDNTRHHPPDSTNNISFEQVELGCVNDRSHLENDEKNNIKYKSIRILGYVVLGYLLVVHIGGSTLVSMYIALVPSARQILQSKGIKIQTFSIFTTVSTFANCGYVPTNENMIVFKKNSGLLLLLLPQLLIGNTLYPSCLRFLIWLLQKITKRAEFSYILKNYKELGYCHLLSSLHSFLLALTVLGFIVAQFILFCVMEWKSEAMDGLSAYEKFVASIFQVTNSRHTGESVVDLSVLSPAILVFFVVMMYLPPYTTFFPTTSDCQETASANGSRIRNPIKTLVGSLIFSQLSYIAMFVILVCITERDKMKDDPLNFNVLNITIEVISGYGNVGFSTGYSCKRLLKHDSACEDAWYGFAGRWSTQGKVVLILVMIFGRLKKFSMKQGKAWKLS